Proteins from one Prevotella sp. E2-28 genomic window:
- a CDS encoding pyridoxal phosphate-dependent aminotransferase, with the protein MPEISVRGLEMPESPIRKLAPLAVAAKKRGTKVYHLNIGQPDLPTPQVGLDALKQIDRDILEYSPSQGYQSYREKLVGYYAKYNINVTADDIIITSGGSEAVLFAFLSCLNPGDEIIVPEPAYANYMAFAISAGAKIRTIATTIEEGFSLPKVEKFEELINERTRAIMICNPNNPTGYLYTRREMNQIRDLVKKYDLYLFSDEVYREYIYTGSPYISACHLEGIEQNVILIDSVSKRYSECGIRIGALITKNKEVRAAVMKFCQARLSPPLIGQIVAEASLDAPEDYYRDVYDEYVERRKCLIDGLNRIPGVYSPIPMGAFYTVAKLPVDDAEKFCRWCLSEFEYEGQTVMMAPAAGFYTTPGAGINQVRIAYVLKKEDLMKALVVLQKALEAYPGRVNE; encoded by the coding sequence ATGCCAGAAATATCAGTACGTGGACTGGAAATGCCGGAATCGCCAATTAGAAAATTGGCACCCTTGGCAGTTGCTGCAAAGAAACGCGGCACGAAGGTGTATCATCTGAATATCGGTCAGCCCGACCTGCCTACACCACAGGTGGGACTGGATGCTTTAAAGCAGATTGACCGTGATATCTTAGAGTATTCACCTTCGCAGGGTTATCAGAGCTATCGTGAGAAGTTGGTGGGTTACTATGCGAAATACAACATCAACGTTACTGCGGATGACATCATCATCACCAGCGGTGGTTCCGAGGCGGTGCTCTTCGCATTCCTGTCATGTCTGAATCCTGGCGATGAGATTATCGTTCCAGAGCCTGCCTATGCTAACTATATGGCCTTCGCCATTTCAGCAGGTGCCAAGATTCGCACTATTGCCACAACTATCGAGGAAGGTTTCTCGCTGCCAAAGGTTGAAAAGTTCGAGGAGCTCATCAACGAGCGCACCCGCGCCATCATGATTTGCAACCCCAACAACCCTACGGGCTATCTCTATACACGCCGTGAGATGAATCAGATTCGCGACTTAGTGAAGAAATACGACCTGTATCTTTTCTCTGACGAGGTATATCGCGAATATATCTACACAGGCTCGCCCTATATCTCAGCCTGCCATTTGGAAGGTATCGAGCAAAACGTCATTTTGATTGACTCCGTCTCAAAGCGTTATTCTGAGTGCGGTATCCGTATCGGTGCCCTCATCACGAAAAACAAGGAGGTGCGTGCTGCTGTGATGAAGTTCTGTCAGGCTCGACTCTCACCTCCACTGATTGGTCAGATTGTGGCCGAGGCATCACTTGATGCACCAGAGGATTACTATCGTGATGTCTATGATGAATACGTAGAGCGACGTAAGTGTCTGATAGATGGACTGAACCGTATTCCCGGAGTCTATTCCCCTATCCCCATGGGCGCTTTCTATACCGTAGCCAAACTGCCTGTTGACGATGCCGAGAAATTCTGTCGTTGGTGCCTGTCTGAATTTGAATACGAAGGCCAGACTGTCATGATGGCTCCTGCTGCAGGTTTCTATACCACCCCTGGTGCAGGTATCAATCAGGTACGTATAGCTTATGTGCTGAAGAAAGAAGACCTGATGAAAGCCCTCGTGGTACTGCAAAAGGCATTGGAAGCATATCCGGGAAGAGTCAACGAATAA
- the nspC gene encoding carboxynorspermidine decarboxylase, which translates to MNVPVYIIEEARLRKNLRLIANVAKEADAEIILAFKAFALWKTFPIFREYINSTTASSLSEARLAKEEFGAKAHTYSPAYTDEEIDDIVACSSHLTFNSWSQYERFHKKVVGKASIGLRVNPEYSEVGTMLYNPCAPGTRFGVTADRLPESLPEDIEGFHCHCHCESGADVLERTLVHIEEKFSKWFPQLKWLNLGGGHLMTRKDYDTLHLINIIKGLHERYPWLKIILEPGSAFAWQTGPLVSHVVDIVEDKGIRTAILDVSFTCHMPDCLEMPYMPEVRGAEIVEETSNIQPLISDQYVYRLGGNSCLSGDFMSSWRFDHELQVGEEVIFEDMIHYTTVKTCMFNGISHPAIAMLHEDGKMEILRQFGYEDYRNRMD; encoded by the coding sequence ATGAACGTACCTGTATATATCATTGAAGAGGCGCGACTGCGCAAAAACTTGAGGCTGATAGCCAATGTTGCAAAAGAAGCCGATGCGGAGATTATCTTGGCATTTAAGGCGTTTGCACTTTGGAAAACATTTCCAATCTTCCGCGAGTATATCAATTCCACAACAGCCAGTAGTCTGAGTGAGGCTCGACTGGCAAAGGAGGAGTTTGGGGCTAAAGCTCATACATACTCGCCTGCATATACGGATGAGGAAATAGATGATATCGTGGCATGTAGTAGTCACTTGACATTTAATTCGTGGTCACAGTATGAACGTTTCCATAAAAAGGTTGTTGGCAAGGCCAGCATAGGGCTGCGTGTAAATCCGGAGTATTCGGAGGTGGGTACTATGCTGTATAATCCTTGTGCGCCTGGAACTCGTTTTGGTGTGACAGCTGATAGATTGCCAGAGTCGTTGCCAGAGGATATTGAGGGTTTTCATTGTCATTGTCATTGTGAGAGTGGGGCAGATGTTTTGGAACGCACATTAGTGCATATTGAGGAGAAATTCTCGAAATGGTTCCCACAGTTGAAATGGCTGAATCTGGGTGGCGGACACTTAATGACCCGTAAGGACTATGATACGTTACACCTTATTAATATAATAAAGGGCTTACATGAACGTTATCCCTGGCTGAAGATTATACTGGAACCAGGTAGTGCCTTCGCTTGGCAGACTGGACCATTAGTGAGTCATGTGGTGGATATAGTAGAAGATAAAGGTATTCGTACGGCGATTCTTGATGTAAGTTTCACTTGCCACATGCCTGATTGTCTGGAGATGCCATATATGCCAGAGGTAAGGGGAGCAGAAATTGTGGAGGAAACTTCAAATATCCAACCTCTAATCTCAGATCAATACGTTTATCGTCTGGGTGGTAATAGTTGTTTGAGTGGTGACTTTATGTCTTCGTGGCGTTTTGATCATGAATTGCAGGTGGGCGAAGAGGTAATTTTTGAAGACATGATTCACTATACCACGGTGAAGACGTGTATGTTCAATGGTATCTCTCATCCTGCTATTGCAATGCTACATGAGGACGGAAAAATGGAAATTTTGCGCCAATTTGGCTATGAAGATTACAGAAATAGGATGGATTAG
- a CDS encoding single-stranded DNA-binding protein has product MNKVMLIGNVGTDPEVRYVDQGVAVARFRFATTEKGYTLQNGTQVPDRTDWHNVILWRRLAEIVERYVHKGDKLYIEGRLRYSTYDNKQGQRQYVTEIWADNMEMLSVKPTGQQEQSVGSQTVTSSDASSEGDQSEALPF; this is encoded by the coding sequence ATGAATAAGGTGATGTTGATAGGTAACGTGGGCACAGATCCTGAGGTACGTTATGTAGATCAAGGGGTCGCTGTGGCTCGTTTCCGTTTTGCTACAACCGAGAAAGGCTATACGCTTCAAAACGGTACTCAGGTGCCTGATCGCACAGACTGGCACAATGTTATATTATGGCGTCGTTTGGCAGAAATCGTTGAACGTTATGTACATAAAGGTGATAAGCTTTATATAGAGGGGCGTTTGCGCTATTCTACCTATGATAATAAACAGGGCCAACGTCAGTATGTAACAGAGATTTGGGCTGACAATATGGAGATGCTCTCTGTTAAACCGACAGGTCAACAAGAACAGTCTGTTGGTTCTCAGACGGTAACTTCTTCTGATGCTTCTTCGGAAGGTGATCAGTCTGAGGCATTGCCGTTCTAA
- the gldE gene encoding gliding motility-associated protein GldE, which yields MDYLQDIFYGVHLNPIGFGEFFSAVLACLLLVASGFASGSEIAFFSLSPNDLNELDEEKNKADGYVKRLRNDSERTLATILITNNLVNVTIIMLCNFFFSHLLSFDEGALWLEFVIITILLTFLLLLFGEIIPKVYCGQHALAICRIFAPTISFFSKIFYPLASVLIRSGVLAEKVVQKENRVLSVDDLEQALELTDEEELKEEKNMLEGIVRFGDETAKEVMTSRQDIVDLNFRSTFPEVLQCIVENNYSRIPVYQDSIDNVRGILYIKDLLPHIGKSASFRWQSLIRPPYFVPETKKIDDLLRDFQENKVHIAIVVDEFGGTSGLITLEDILEEIVGEINDEYDEEEKNYVRINANTYVFEGKTLLSDFYKILNLDDDVFEDVEGDADTLAGLLLELKGDFPKEHERFTYNRFKFEIIELDGHRISKIKVIIQSEQTT from the coding sequence ATGGATTATCTTCAAGATATCTTTTACGGGGTACATTTGAACCCCATTGGTTTCGGTGAGTTTTTTTCTGCCGTTTTGGCGTGTCTGTTGCTTGTTGCATCAGGTTTTGCGTCGGGCTCGGAGATTGCTTTCTTCTCGCTCTCACCGAATGATTTAAATGAACTTGATGAAGAGAAGAATAAGGCTGATGGTTATGTGAAGCGCCTGCGCAACGATTCAGAACGTACGCTTGCTACAATTCTGATTACGAATAATTTGGTCAATGTGACTATTATTATGTTGTGTAATTTCTTCTTTTCGCATCTCCTTAGTTTTGATGAGGGCGCGTTGTGGCTAGAATTTGTAATTATAACAATCTTGCTTACATTCCTGCTGCTCCTTTTTGGCGAAATTATTCCTAAAGTATATTGTGGACAACATGCATTAGCCATTTGCCGAATATTTGCTCCAACAATCTCATTCTTTAGTAAGATATTTTATCCTTTAGCCTCAGTATTAATTCGTTCTGGAGTACTAGCGGAGAAGGTTGTGCAAAAGGAGAATCGTGTACTTAGTGTGGATGACTTGGAACAAGCGCTGGAATTGACTGATGAGGAGGAACTGAAAGAAGAGAAGAATATGCTGGAGGGAATCGTACGCTTCGGTGACGAAACAGCAAAGGAGGTGATGACCAGTCGTCAGGATATTGTCGATTTAAACTTTCGTTCTACTTTCCCAGAGGTTCTTCAGTGTATTGTAGAAAATAACTATTCACGTATTCCTGTCTATCAGGACTCTATTGATAATGTCCGTGGTATTCTGTATATCAAGGACTTGTTGCCTCATATAGGTAAATCGGCAAGCTTTCGCTGGCAGTCTCTTATTCGCCCGCCTTACTTTGTGCCTGAAACAAAGAAGATAGATGATTTGCTTCGTGATTTCCAAGAGAATAAAGTGCATATCGCTATTGTAGTTGACGAGTTTGGTGGTACTAGCGGATTGATTACACTTGAAGATATTCTTGAGGAGATTGTTGGAGAGATTAACGATGAATATGATGAAGAAGAGAAGAACTATGTACGTATCAATGCCAATACTTACGTGTTTGAGGGTAAGACGTTGCTTAGTGACTTCTATAAGATTCTGAATCTTGATGATGACGTTTTTGAAGATGTGGAAGGTGATGCGGATACATTGGCGGGACTGCTATTGGAATTGAAGGGCGATTTCCCGAAGGAGCATGAACGTTTTACCTATAATCGATTTAAGTTTGAGATTATAGAACTTGACGGGCATCGCATCTCTAAAATTAAAGTAATAATACAATCAGAACAGACAACATGA
- a CDS encoding AMP-binding protein has translation MNSTTNISFNKYIYDAIINNWDADALTDYQGSTLQFHDVARKIEKLHIVFENCGIQKGDKIAICGRNSAHWAVTFLATLTYGAVAVPILHEFNAEQIHNIVNHSGAKALFVGDFVAKEIDPEQMPNLEGIVFLPDFSLMVSRSEKLTYAREHLNMMFGEKYPKAFRQEHVHYYEDTPEELALINYTSGTTGFSKGVMLPYRALMGNLNFCLRHLGSKVKAGDPLLDILPMAHMYGLAIEFIFGFCNGCHLFFLNRLPSPTLIAKAFTEIQPTLVVSVPLIIEKIIRKKVFPIIQTNKMKLLLAMPIVSSKVKTRICQQVYEAFGGRAYEVIVGGAPLSKEVEQFLMSIGFPITVGYGATECAPLISYRDYKEFAASSCGCPVDDMEVRILSDNPQTIPGEIITRGKHVMLGYYKNEEATRQVIDEEGWYHTGDLGTMDEKQDIFIRGRLKSMLLGASGQNIYPEEIEDKLNSMPMVSESLVIQEQDKLVALVYPDQDEIVNFGQEELEAVMDQNRENLNAQLPAYSRISRIVLRDEEFQKTPKKSIKRYLYQA, from the coding sequence ATGAACTCAACAACTAATATTAGCTTCAATAAATATATTTATGATGCTATTATCAACAACTGGGATGCTGATGCCCTGACAGACTACCAAGGATCTACGCTTCAGTTTCACGATGTAGCACGTAAAATAGAAAAACTTCACATTGTTTTTGAGAACTGCGGAATCCAGAAAGGTGATAAGATTGCTATCTGCGGACGTAACTCCGCTCACTGGGCTGTTACGTTCCTAGCCACGCTTACTTATGGTGCTGTGGCTGTGCCCATCCTTCATGAATTCAATGCTGAGCAGATTCACAACATTGTAAACCATTCTGGTGCAAAGGCTCTCTTCGTTGGTGATTTCGTAGCAAAGGAAATTGATCCTGAACAGATGCCCAATCTAGAAGGAATCGTGTTCCTGCCTGATTTCTCGTTGATGGTATCACGTTCTGAGAAGTTGACATACGCACGCGAGCATCTTAACATGATGTTTGGCGAGAAGTATCCCAAGGCATTCCGACAGGAGCACGTTCATTATTACGAAGACACCCCTGAGGAACTGGCACTCATTAACTACACCAGTGGTACAACAGGCTTCTCTAAAGGTGTTATGCTCCCCTATCGTGCCCTCATGGGCAACCTGAATTTCTGTCTGCGTCATTTGGGTTCAAAAGTGAAGGCTGGCGACCCCCTACTCGACATTCTGCCAATGGCCCACATGTACGGCTTGGCTATCGAGTTCATTTTCGGATTCTGCAACGGATGTCATCTATTCTTTCTCAATCGTCTTCCTTCGCCTACGCTTATTGCAAAGGCATTCACGGAGATACAGCCCACTTTGGTTGTGTCAGTACCATTGATTATCGAAAAGATTATCCGCAAGAAGGTATTCCCCATCATACAGACCAACAAGATGAAGCTGCTGTTGGCTATGCCAATCGTTTCATCAAAGGTAAAAACTCGCATCTGCCAGCAGGTTTACGAGGCCTTTGGCGGACGCGCCTACGAGGTTATCGTGGGTGGTGCCCCTCTGTCAAAAGAGGTAGAGCAGTTCCTGATGAGTATTGGCTTCCCCATCACGGTGGGCTATGGTGCTACAGAATGCGCCCCTCTTATCAGCTATCGTGACTATAAGGAGTTTGCAGCCAGTTCGTGCGGATGTCCTGTTGACGACATGGAGGTACGCATCTTGAGCGACAACCCACAGACCATTCCTGGCGAGATTATTACTCGCGGTAAACACGTGATGCTGGGTTACTATAAGAACGAAGAAGCTACTCGTCAGGTCATCGACGAAGAGGGCTGGTATCACACCGGCGACCTGGGCACTATGGACGAGAAGCAGGACATCTTCATTCGCGGCCGTCTCAAGAGTATGCTTCTGGGAGCCAGCGGACAGAACATCTATCCTGAAGAGATTGAAGACAAGCTCAACTCTATGCCTATGGTTAGCGAGAGCCTTGTCATTCAGGAGCAGGATAAGCTAGTAGCCCTTGTATATCCTGACCAAGACGAGATTGTCAACTTCGGACAGGAAGAATTGGAAGCCGTCATGGACCAGAATCGCGAGAACCTCAATGCGCAACTGCCTGCCTACAGTCGCATCAGCCGCATCGTGCTGCGTGACGAGGAGTTCCAGAAGACTCCAAAGAAGAGCATTAAGCGTTATCTCTATCAAGCATAA
- a CDS encoding FtsX-like permease family protein: MNFPLFIAKRIYSDKGDHRKVSRPAIRIATVGVAIGLAVMIVTVSVVLGFKHTIRDKVAGFGSHIQVYNLRAAGLPICIDDSTLQAYEATEGVRHAERFTMAQGILKTDDDFLGVMFKGIGPEYDTTFISENLIEGELPKFSDSKTKYPLVLSKYMANKLRVKTGDRIFAYFIDEDDVKARRFTVCGIYQTNMKRFDDQICITDLYVTQRINGYDSLQCTGAELLVNDFEQLKTTNTNVLHTLKGQTDRDGYGSVSYAITEVYPQVFSWLELLDVNVWIILGLMIAVAGFTMISGLLIIILERTQMIGLLKALGARNSAIRHTFLWFAAFIIGRGMLWGNIVGLGIVLVQKYTGIITLDAQTYYVSEAPMQVNIPLIILLNIATLLISIFVLIAPSYLVSHIHPARSMHYE; this comes from the coding sequence GTGAACTTCCCATTATTCATAGCCAAGAGAATTTATAGCGACAAAGGTGACCACCGCAAAGTGAGCCGCCCCGCCATTCGTATAGCAACTGTTGGCGTTGCTATCGGACTGGCCGTGATGATTGTTACCGTCAGCGTAGTTTTAGGTTTCAAACATACCATACGTGATAAAGTAGCAGGTTTTGGAAGCCACATCCAGGTTTACAATTTACGTGCAGCAGGTCTTCCTATCTGCATAGACGACAGCACGTTACAGGCTTACGAAGCCACTGAGGGTGTACGTCATGCAGAGCGATTCACTATGGCACAAGGCATCCTGAAAACCGACGATGATTTTCTTGGAGTGATGTTTAAAGGTATAGGCCCTGAATACGACACCACTTTTATCAGCGAGAATCTGATAGAAGGCGAGTTGCCAAAATTCTCAGATTCTAAAACCAAGTATCCGCTTGTTCTCTCTAAGTACATGGCCAACAAGCTTCGTGTAAAAACAGGCGACCGCATCTTTGCCTATTTCATTGACGAGGATGATGTCAAGGCTCGCCGCTTTACCGTCTGCGGCATCTACCAGACCAACATGAAGCGTTTTGACGACCAAATATGCATCACAGACCTTTATGTCACCCAGCGCATCAACGGATATGACAGTCTGCAATGCACAGGAGCTGAACTCTTGGTTAACGATTTCGAACAGCTCAAGACCACTAACACCAACGTGTTACACACTTTGAAAGGTCAGACCGATCGCGACGGATATGGTAGCGTAAGTTATGCTATCACAGAAGTATATCCACAAGTTTTCTCTTGGTTAGAACTGCTCGACGTCAACGTATGGATTATCTTGGGTCTGATGATTGCGGTAGCAGGATTTACCATGATTAGCGGACTCCTTATTATCATTTTGGAGCGCACCCAGATGATTGGTTTGCTGAAAGCTCTTGGTGCGCGAAATAGTGCCATCCGCCACACCTTCCTTTGGTTTGCAGCCTTCATTATCGGACGCGGAATGCTATGGGGAAATATTGTGGGCCTCGGCATCGTACTGGTTCAGAAATACACAGGCATCATTACCCTTGATGCTCAGACATACTATGTCAGCGAGGCACCCATGCAGGTGAATATACCTCTTATTATATTACTAAATATAGCCACCTTACTCATCAGCATTTTCGTACTAATTGCCCCCAGTTATCTGGTTTCTCATATCCACCCAGCTCGCTCCATGCATTACGAATAA
- a CDS encoding YggS family pyridoxal phosphate-dependent enzyme, which yields MYPVKEKLNEVRQSLPEGVRLVAISKFHPEEYIMAAYEEGQRVFGESHEQELARKVQTLPRDIEWHFIGHLQTNKVKYLAPYISMIEAVDSLKLLREIEKQAAKADRVVRVLLELHIAEEATKYGLTLDACRQLLADGEWRQMTHVQICGLMMMASNVDDKGQIAQEFQVAADFFDEVKQQYFADAPYFCERSWGMSHDYRIAICHGSTMVRVGTTIFGPRVY from the coding sequence ATGTATCCAGTCAAGGAAAAACTAAACGAAGTGCGCCAGTCGCTCCCCGAAGGGGTGCGATTGGTTGCTATTAGCAAATTCCATCCAGAGGAATATATCATGGCTGCCTATGAAGAAGGGCAGCGTGTGTTTGGTGAAAGTCATGAGCAGGAACTTGCACGTAAGGTACAGACACTTCCTCGTGACATCGAGTGGCATTTTATTGGTCACCTGCAGACTAACAAGGTGAAATATCTGGCTCCGTATATCTCCATGATAGAGGCTGTGGATTCTCTGAAACTCTTACGGGAAATAGAGAAACAAGCGGCTAAAGCTGATAGGGTGGTACGTGTGTTGTTGGAACTTCATATTGCAGAGGAGGCAACAAAGTATGGACTTACGCTGGATGCCTGTCGTCAACTGTTGGCTGACGGAGAGTGGCGGCAGATGACGCATGTACAGATATGCGGACTTATGATGATGGCTTCCAATGTGGACGACAAGGGGCAGATAGCACAGGAGTTTCAAGTGGCTGCGGATTTCTTTGACGAGGTCAAACAGCAGTATTTTGCCGATGCTCCCTATTTTTGTGAGCGTTCTTGGGGAATGAGTCATGATTACCGCATTGCTATCTGTCACGGTAGTACGATGGTACGAGTGGGTACCACTATTTTTGGACCGCGTGTGTATTAG
- a CDS encoding glycoside hydrolase family 25 protein, with translation MKKLTIFLILCICCMVVADMDAKPKKRKSRKRVKTTRVVTRPTIHENPYICCEDTCDHIHGIDMSHYQGEVFWETVGENSKMAYVYLKATEGSDRIDSRYERNIDLAHRYGLKVGSYHFFRPMTDLKLQLENFKTQCLPGEQDLIPMLDVETVGKLSTEAFCDSLFKFLNLLEDAYHQKPLVYTFRNFYNKYLLGKLDDYQLMVAMYADEPPVLADERDFIIWQYTSKGRISGVGGLVDKSCLMGDHTLRELRFKH, from the coding sequence ATGAAGAAGTTAACGATATTTCTTATATTATGCATTTGCTGTATGGTCGTGGCTGATATGGATGCCAAACCAAAGAAGAGGAAAAGTCGTAAGCGTGTGAAGACTACGAGAGTGGTGACGCGCCCTACTATTCATGAAAATCCATACATCTGTTGTGAAGATACTTGTGATCATATTCATGGTATTGATATGAGTCATTATCAGGGCGAAGTGTTCTGGGAAACTGTGGGTGAGAATTCAAAGATGGCATATGTTTATCTGAAGGCTACAGAAGGTAGTGATCGCATAGATTCTAGATATGAACGTAATATTGATTTGGCTCATCGTTATGGACTAAAAGTTGGTTCTTATCATTTCTTCCGTCCGATGACGGACTTGAAATTGCAATTGGAGAATTTCAAGACCCAGTGTTTGCCTGGCGAGCAAGATCTGATTCCTATGCTTGATGTTGAGACGGTAGGTAAACTTTCTACAGAGGCTTTTTGTGATTCGTTATTTAAGTTTTTGAACCTACTGGAGGATGCATATCATCAGAAACCGTTAGTGTACACCTTTCGAAATTTCTATAATAAATACTTGTTAGGTAAATTGGATGATTATCAGTTAATGGTAGCAATGTATGCAGACGAACCTCCAGTGTTGGCCGATGAGCGTGACTTTATTATCTGGCAGTACACCTCAAAAGGACGTATTAGTGGAGTAGGGGGCTTGGTGGATAAAAGTTGTTTGATGGGTGACCATACTCTTCGTGAATTGCGTTTCAAACATTAA
- the ilvC gene encoding ketol-acid reductoisomerase, with amino-acid sequence MAQMNFGGVIETVVTSKEFSLEKAREVLKDEVIAVIGYGIQGPGQACNLRDNGFNVIVGQRQGKTYDKAVADGWVPGKTLFSIEEAAEKGTILCMLLSDAGQIQVWPTIKQYLKPGKTLYYSHGFAINWSDRTGVVPPKDVDVIMVAPKGSGTSLRTMFCEGRGLNCSYAVYQDASGKAKDKTIAFGIGIGAGYLFETTFQREATSDLTGERGSLMGAIQGLLLAQYEVLRENGHTPSEAFNETVEELTQSLGPLFGQKGMDWMYANCSTTAQRGALDWAPRFHDAVKPVMEWLYYSVKTGNEAQISIDANSKPDYRAGLEKELEAMRNQEMWRAGETVRKLRPENQED; translated from the coding sequence ATGGCACAAATGAATTTTGGTGGCGTTATCGAAACTGTTGTCACCAGCAAGGAGTTCTCTCTCGAGAAAGCACGTGAAGTATTGAAGGATGAAGTTATCGCCGTTATCGGTTACGGTATTCAGGGACCAGGTCAGGCATGCAACCTGCGCGACAATGGATTCAATGTTATCGTAGGACAACGTCAGGGTAAGACCTATGATAAGGCAGTAGCTGACGGTTGGGTACCAGGTAAGACTCTGTTCTCTATTGAGGAGGCAGCCGAGAAGGGTACAATCCTTTGCATGCTCCTGAGTGATGCTGGTCAGATTCAGGTATGGCCCACTATTAAGCAATATCTGAAGCCCGGTAAGACTTTGTACTACTCTCATGGCTTCGCTATCAACTGGAGCGACCGCACTGGCGTTGTTCCTCCTAAGGATGTTGACGTTATCATGGTTGCTCCTAAGGGATCTGGTACTTCTCTTCGCACAATGTTCTGTGAAGGTCGCGGTCTGAACTGTTCATACGCTGTATATCAGGATGCTTCTGGTAAAGCAAAGGATAAGACTATAGCTTTTGGTATCGGTATCGGTGCAGGCTATCTGTTTGAAACAACCTTCCAGCGCGAGGCAACTTCAGACCTGACTGGTGAGCGTGGTTCATTGATGGGTGCTATCCAGGGCTTGCTGTTGGCTCAGTACGAGGTGCTCCGCGAGAATGGACACACACCTTCAGAAGCCTTCAATGAGACTGTTGAGGAGCTCACCCAGAGCCTTGGTCCGTTGTTCGGCCAGAAAGGCATGGACTGGATGTATGCTAACTGTTCTACTACTGCTCAGCGCGGTGCCCTTGACTGGGCTCCCCGTTTCCACGATGCCGTGAAGCCCGTAATGGAGTGGCTGTACTACTCCGTGAAGACTGGTAACGAAGCTCAGATTTCTATTGATGCGAACTCTAAGCCAGACTATCGTGCAGGTCTTGAGAAGGAACTCGAGGCTATGCGCAACCAAGAGATGTGGCGTGCGGGTGAGACTGTACGCAAACTGCGTCCAGAAAATCAGGAAGACTAA
- a CDS encoding DUF4494 domain-containing protein → MRSRTATWFECKIRYEKTMEDGMQKKVTEAYVVDALSFSEAEERIIEEMSSYISGEFNVTDIKKAPYGEIFFSDQDMADSWYKAKLQFITIDEKTEKEKRSNVNYLVQAGSFNGAVKNLEEVMGGTMIDYSIASVAETSLMDVFEHIAKSSKQDDKPEFEQQ, encoded by the coding sequence ATGAGAAGTAGAACAGCAACATGGTTTGAGTGCAAGATTCGTTACGAGAAGACGATGGAAGACGGTATGCAGAAAAAGGTTACTGAGGCTTATGTGGTTGATGCCCTTAGTTTTAGTGAGGCTGAAGAGCGTATCATCGAAGAGATGTCTTCATATATCAGTGGTGAATTTAATGTTACCGATATTAAGAAAGCTCCTTATGGCGAGATATTCTTTAGCGATCAGGATATGGCTGATAGCTGGTATAAGGCAAAGCTCCAGTTTATCACCATTGATGAGAAAACGGAGAAGGAGAAGCGTTCGAACGTTAACTACTTGGTGCAGGCAGGTTCGTTCAATGGTGCTGTGAAGAATCTGGAAGAGGTGATGGGTGGTACCATGATAGATTATTCTATTGCCAGTGTTGCCGAGACTTCGTTGATGGATGTCTTCGAACACATAGCTAAGTCTTCTAAGCAGGATGATAAGCCAGAGTTTGAACAGCAATAA